The proteins below are encoded in one region of Helianthus annuus cultivar XRQ/B chromosome 2, HanXRQr2.0-SUNRISE, whole genome shotgun sequence:
- the LOC110889824 gene encoding uncharacterized protein LOC110889824: MNIEHSFASVAHLQANGQVESVNKQIVDGIKARLGIARRGWVDELPSILWAHRTMPKTSTGETPFSLVYGSEVVILAEVSLPAPRMIAMEKQDNERERRLDLDLLEERRENAAIAEARYKSKLEKYYNAGVRVCTFVPGDFVLRDNEASNAEKQGKLAPKWEGPYIVHEVLGKGAYTLKRLDGTNV; the protein is encoded by the coding sequence atgaaCATCGAACACAGCTTCGCATCTGTGGCGCACCTACAAGCGAATGGGCAGGTTGAGAGCGTGAATAAACAAATAGTGGATGGCATCAAGGCAAGGCTAGGAATCGCGCGTAGGGGGTGGGTGGACGAGCTCCCTAGCATTTTATGGGCCCACCGCACTATGCCAAAAACCAGTACAGGCGAAACTCCATTCAGCCTTGTCTATGGTTCAGAAGTGGTAATACTAGCAGAAGTGAGCCTCCCAGCACCACGCATGATCGCCATGGAAAAGCAAGACAACGAGCGCGAACGTCGACTTGATCTGGACCTTCTCGAAGAACGACGCGAGAATGCAGCTATTGCAGAGGCCAGATATAAATCAAAGTTAGAGAAGTACTATAATGCTGGAGTACGTGTTTGCACCTTCGTCCCAGGGGACTTCGTCCtgcgcgacaatgaggcatccaATGCAGAAAAacaagggaaactagcgcctaaatgggaaggaccatatatCGTCCATGAAGTCCTGGGTAAAGGTGCATATACCTTAAAGAGGCTTGACGGAACAaatgtgtga